A part of Botrytis cinerea B05.10 chromosome 2, complete sequence genomic DNA contains:
- the Bcmrp4 gene encoding Bcmrp4: MILRNIAIRHGRKALAAPLRLSQSRTLSTETSTLEASIDNHNKQTNSLEATLNSLHLTRNFTPPSKKKTPGPKVPNVAEDFHRFNHIKKRTAKLGSVVPQHYEPHQLIVNPPAPKDVTLELLMASQSHLGHATQLWNPANQRYIYGIRQGVHIISLEETAAHLRRCAKVVEGVAYHGGLILFVGTRAGQHSAVVKAAELAKGCHLFNRWVAGSITNGDQILAKCAIKAVDAHDESVAGYEDKLMKWKALKPDLVVCLNPLENYILLHECGLHNIPTIGVIDTDADPTWVTYPIPANDDSLRCIQLIAGVLGRAGEEGQRKRLEAAKEGTVTWLPPPGLGNPVTAESRAREAAEKAAAKRRGSAAA, encoded by the exons ATGATATTAAGAAATATTGCGATACGGCATG GCCGAAAAGCACTCGCTGCACCCCTCCGCCTCTCCCAATCCCGCACTCTCTCAACAGAGACCTCGACCCTCGAAGCCTCAATAGACAAccacaacaaacaaaccaatTCCCTCGAAGCCACGCTCAATTCTCTCCACCTCACCCGCAACTTCACGCCCCcttccaaaaagaaaacccCCGGCCCTAAAGTCCCAAATGTCGCCGAAGATTTCCACAGATTCAACCATATCAAGAAACGCACTGCAAAATTAGGTTCTGTCGTCCCGCAACACTACGAACCCCATCAACTCATCGTCAATCCGCCTGCGCCCAAAGATGTAACGCTCGAGCTCCTCATGGCCAGTCAGTCGCATCTGGGCCATGCAACTCAGTTGTGGAATCCGGCGAATCAGAGATACATCTATGGAATTCGTCAGGGCGTTCACATTATCAGTCTGGAAGAAACCGCCGCGCATCTGCGTCGCTGTGCGAAAGTCGTCGAGGGCGTGGCTTATCACGGTGGTCTTATCCTCTTCGTGGGCACCCGCGCAGGCCAGCATTCGGCAGTTGTAAAGGCCGCGGAGCTAGCGAAGGGATGCCATCTTTTCAATCGATGGGTTGCGGGCAGTATTACTAACGGCGATCAAATCCTGGCTAAGTGTGCGATCAAGGCGGTCGATGCACATGATGAGAGTGTGGCGGGCTATGAAGATAAACTCATGAAGTGGAAAGCGCTCAAGCCGGATTTGGTCGTGTGTTTGAACCCGTTGGAGAATTACATTCTGTTGCACGAGTGTGGTTTGCATAATATCCCGACGATTGGGGTGATTGACACGGATGCCGATCCTACTTGGGTTACTTATCCCATCCCGGCAAACGATGATAG TCTTCGCTGTATTCAGCTCATAGCTGGTGTTCTCGGTCGTGCAGGCGAAGAAGGTCAGAGAAAACGTCTTGAGGCTGCGAAGGAAGGTACGGTGACTTGGTTACCACCACCGGGTTTGGGCAATCCGGTAACGGCGGAGAGTAGAGCGAGAGAGGCGGCGGAAAAAGCGGCGGCGAAGAGGAGAGGTAGTGCGGCCGCTTAG